From Xiphophorus hellerii strain 12219 chromosome 6, Xiphophorus_hellerii-4.1, whole genome shotgun sequence, the proteins below share one genomic window:
- the urod gene encoding uroporphyrinogen decarboxylase isoform X2 codes for MRQAGRYLPEFREIRAGKDFFDTCRSPENCCELTLQPLRRFPFDASIIFSDILVIPQAMGMEVQMLTGKGPTFTDPLKEPEDLQRLRAKVDVNKELDYVFKAITLTRHKIEGKVPLIGFTGAPWTLMSYMIEGGGSTTHSKAKRWLYRHPDSSHMLLKMLVDVIVEYLVGQVAAGAQALQVFESHAGILGPVEFREFSLPYLRDIARRVKDRLKEKGQDVPMIVFAKDAHYALEELSESHYEVVSLDWTIDPRSARERTGGKVSLQGNMDPCALYAPKEQISDVVRKMLEGFGTRGYIANLGHGLYPDMDPENVGAFVDAVHQHSKLLIKQK; via the exons ATGAGACAGGCTGGGAGGTATTTACCAG AGTTCCGCGAGATCAGAGCTGGGAAGGATTTTTTTGACACATGCAGGTCTCCTGAAAACTGCTGTGAGCTCACCCTGCAG CCTTTGAGGCGTTTTCCCTTCGACGCTTCCATCATCTTCTCTGACATCCTGGTCATCCCACAG GCTATGGGAATGGAAGTCCAGATGCTGACCGGCAAAGGTCCGACGTTCACCGACCCGCTGAAGGAACCCGAGGACCTGCAGCGCCTACGGGCCAAGGTGGACGTCAACAAAGAGCTGGACTACGTCTTCAAAGCCATCACTCTGACCAGACACAAGATCGAAGGGAAAGTGCCGCTCATCGGCTTCACGGGCGCGCCG TGGACCTTGATGTCGTACATGATCGAAGGCGGCGGCTCCACCACCCACTCCAAAGCCAAGCGCTGGCTGTACCGCCACCCAGACTCCAGCCACATGCTGCTGAAGATGCTGGTCGACGTGATCGTGGAGTACCTGGTGGGACAGGTAGCGGCCGGAGCGCAG GCCTTGCAGGTGTTCGAGTCACACGCCGGCATCCTGGGCCCCGTGGAGTTCAGGGAGTTCTCCCTGCCGTACCTGCGGGACATCGCTCGCCGCGTCAAGGACAGACTTAAGGAGAAGGGACAGGATGTGCCGATG ATTGTGTTTGCGAAGGATGCTCACTACGCCTTGGAGGAGCTTTCTGAGTCTCACTACGAAGTGGTGAGCTTGGACTGGACCATTGACCCCCGATCAGcaag ggaACGCACTGGAGGGAAGGTCAGCCTGCAGGGAAACATGGACCCCTGCGCTCTGTATGCGCCAAAG GAACAGATTTCGGACGTCGTGAGGAAGATGCTGGAGGGTTTCGGAACCAGGGGCTACATCGCCAACCTCGGCCACGGCCTGTACCCCGACATGGACCCGGAGAACGTCGGCGCCTTCGTCGACGCCGTGCACCAGCACTCTAAGCTtctaatcaaacaaaaatga
- the urod gene encoding uroporphyrinogen decarboxylase isoform X1, with product MSNNDVILPKDFPELKNDTFLRAARGEEPEHVPVWCMRQAGRYLPEFREIRAGKDFFDTCRSPENCCELTLQPLRRFPFDASIIFSDILVIPQAMGMEVQMLTGKGPTFTDPLKEPEDLQRLRAKVDVNKELDYVFKAITLTRHKIEGKVPLIGFTGAPWTLMSYMIEGGGSTTHSKAKRWLYRHPDSSHMLLKMLVDVIVEYLVGQVAAGAQALQVFESHAGILGPVEFREFSLPYLRDIARRVKDRLKEKGQDVPMIVFAKDAHYALEELSESHYEVVSLDWTIDPRSARERTGGKVSLQGNMDPCALYAPKEQISDVVRKMLEGFGTRGYIANLGHGLYPDMDPENVGAFVDAVHQHSKLLIKQK from the exons ATGAGCAACAACGACGTTATCCT CCCCAAAGACTTTCCTGAGCTGAAGAACGATACATTCCTGCGAGCGGCACGAGGAGAAGAACCCGAACACGTCCCGGTCTGGTGCATGAGACAGGCTGGGAGGTATTTACCAG AGTTCCGCGAGATCAGAGCTGGGAAGGATTTTTTTGACACATGCAGGTCTCCTGAAAACTGCTGTGAGCTCACCCTGCAG CCTTTGAGGCGTTTTCCCTTCGACGCTTCCATCATCTTCTCTGACATCCTGGTCATCCCACAG GCTATGGGAATGGAAGTCCAGATGCTGACCGGCAAAGGTCCGACGTTCACCGACCCGCTGAAGGAACCCGAGGACCTGCAGCGCCTACGGGCCAAGGTGGACGTCAACAAAGAGCTGGACTACGTCTTCAAAGCCATCACTCTGACCAGACACAAGATCGAAGGGAAAGTGCCGCTCATCGGCTTCACGGGCGCGCCG TGGACCTTGATGTCGTACATGATCGAAGGCGGCGGCTCCACCACCCACTCCAAAGCCAAGCGCTGGCTGTACCGCCACCCAGACTCCAGCCACATGCTGCTGAAGATGCTGGTCGACGTGATCGTGGAGTACCTGGTGGGACAGGTAGCGGCCGGAGCGCAG GCCTTGCAGGTGTTCGAGTCACACGCCGGCATCCTGGGCCCCGTGGAGTTCAGGGAGTTCTCCCTGCCGTACCTGCGGGACATCGCTCGCCGCGTCAAGGACAGACTTAAGGAGAAGGGACAGGATGTGCCGATG ATTGTGTTTGCGAAGGATGCTCACTACGCCTTGGAGGAGCTTTCTGAGTCTCACTACGAAGTGGTGAGCTTGGACTGGACCATTGACCCCCGATCAGcaag ggaACGCACTGGAGGGAAGGTCAGCCTGCAGGGAAACATGGACCCCTGCGCTCTGTATGCGCCAAAG GAACAGATTTCGGACGTCGTGAGGAAGATGCTGGAGGGTTTCGGAACCAGGGGCTACATCGCCAACCTCGGCCACGGCCTGTACCCCGACATGGACCCGGAGAACGTCGGCGCCTTCGTCGACGCCGTGCACCAGCACTCTAAGCTtctaatcaaacaaaaatga